The proteins below come from a single Natrinema sp. SYSU A 869 genomic window:
- a CDS encoding PadR family transcriptional regulator: MHDDDSRGLESPARADASPPTADGSRAWIELTGFQRDCLEAIARRERDDKPCNNQGIVWTLERRYPRVSRNRVDPNLSMLVGHGLLETTERSTEPTRYGLTDAGRALLVQRVERLADACGISAIDGT, encoded by the coding sequence ATGCACGACGACGATTCGCGGGGCCTTGAAAGCCCTGCTCGAGCAGACGCATCACCCCCGACAGCCGATGGCAGTCGCGCCTGGATCGAACTCACCGGGTTCCAGCGCGACTGTCTCGAGGCCATCGCTCGCCGCGAGCGCGACGATAAGCCGTGCAATAATCAGGGAATTGTCTGGACGCTCGAGCGCCGGTATCCCAGGGTCAGCCGGAACCGAGTGGACCCGAACCTGTCCATGCTTGTCGGGCACGGCCTCCTCGAGACGACCGAACGGTCCACTGAGCCGACCAGGTACGGTCTCACGGACGCCGGGCGCGCGCTCCTGGTGCAACGCGTCGAACGCCTCGCGGACGCCTGCGGAATCAGCGCGATCGACGGCACGTGA